The DNA window GGGATGTCCGCCGCCCATTTTTGTGATAATGGCACAGTCCGCATTAATGACATTCTTAGCAAGGCCGGCACACATCATGGCATTTCTGTTTTTATTGACAACCTCGGCAGGTGTATTGGATATAATAACTCCGGCAAAATTCAGATCCTTGCCGTGGCGTCCCATTAATTCCCGGATAACAGGATGATTCTGAAAGAAATAGGTAGGCGATACATTAGAAGTCGAATAGTAATCGCGGAATACCAGTGCACCATCCAGTATTTCATTTGGATGCACGACAGTGGGAAGCATGGTTGCGCACCCGTCTCCGTAATAAACGGTATCGGTCACAGGAGCATGGGAGAATACCTGAAATATATAAGCTACCCTAGGCAGGTTCTCCAAACCCTCCTTCTTTAATTCAAAAGCTTCCACTTCATCGGGGATGCAGTCTTTTGCACACTGGGCAATATATTTTGCCACCTTCTTTGATGCTATGTTTATTGCATTTAAATAAGCATCTTTTTGTGAATCGGGAGCAATCTTAGCCAGCATGCAAATGTGAACCAGCTTTGGCAGTACAAAGGATTCCTCGGCTCCGGGCCCTGACATATCAAGGGTTGATACGCTCACTGTCGGCTGAGTCATGACTTCAGTAACGCTGACGCCGCGCAATATAACGCTGGCACCGGT is part of the Oxobacter pfennigii genome and encodes:
- a CDS encoding glycine/sarcosine/betaine reductase component B subunit produces the protein MHLEKRYVDVHKVVFDEKTFVERGVLHVCKNELIDIAMDFHFESIDFELAHPGESCRLSYVCDCIQPMYKLDGASTFPGIVDEIKRVGTGASVILRGVSVTEVMTQPTVSVSTLDMSGPGAEESFVLPKLVHICMLAKIAPDSQKDAYLNAINIASKKVAKYIAQCAKDCIPDEVEAFELKKEGLENLPRVAYIFQVFSHAPVTDTVYYGDGCATMLPTVVHPNEILDGALVFRDYYSTSNVSPTYFFQNHPVIRELMGRHGKDLNFAGVIISNTPAEVVNKNRNAMMCAGLAKNVINADCAIITKMGGGHPQIDTGLNCDYCEELGVKTVLLLTEFLSAQSPIDELVLFSTENANAMVTNGCLVHVDLPKVDRVIGQTTIPNRATNSAIDVHGPLTLLTSAIRESMSQIGYTNRSSVVY